A single region of the Gorilla gorilla gorilla isolate KB3781 chromosome 1, NHGRI_mGorGor1-v2.1_pri, whole genome shotgun sequence genome encodes:
- the ATAD3C gene encoding ATPase family AAA domain-containing protein 3C, whose amino-acid sequence MEPPQDRAAVSRPHPQPALATWRGSLFPSWSHHCFPHRTAGTLFGEGFRAFVTDRDKVTATVAGLTLLAVGVYSAKKATAVAGRYIEARLGKPSLVRETSRITVLEALRHPIQVSRRLLSRPQDALEGVVVSPSLEARVRDIAIATRNTKKNRGLYRHILLYGPPGTGKTLFAKKLALHSGMDYAIMTGGDVAPMGREGVTAMHKLFDWANTSRRGLLLFVDEADAFLWKRATEKISEDLRATLNAFLYRTGQHSNKFMLILASCHPEQLDWAINDRIDVMVHFDLPGQEERARLVRMYLDKYVLKPATEGKQRLRLAQFDYGRKCLEIARLTEGMSCRKIAQLAVSWQATAYASKDGVLTEAMMDACVQDAVQQHQQMMRWLKGERPGPEDEQPSS is encoded by the exons ATGGAGCCCCCACAG GACCGGGCTGCTGTGTCAAGGCCTCACCCTCAACCTGCTCTTGCTACATGGCGTGGGTCTTTGTTTCCCTCCTGGTCACACCACTGCTTTCCCCACAGGACGGCTGGCACCTTGTTTGGGGAAGGATTCCGTGCCTTTGTGACAGACCGGGACAAAGTGACAGCCACG GTGGCTGGGCTGACGCTGCTGGCTGTCGGGGTCTACTCAGCCAAGAAGGCCACTGCAGTTGCAGGCCGCTACATCGAGGCTCGGCTGGGGAAGCCGTCCCTAGTGAGGGAGACGTCCCGCATCACGGTGCTGGAGGCGCTGCGGCACCCCATCCAG GTCAGCCGGCGGCTCCTCAGTCGACCCCAGGACGCGCTGGAGGGTGTTGTGGTCAGT CCCAGCCTGGAAGCACGGGTGCGCGACATTGCCATAGCAACAAGGAACACCAAGAAGAACCGGGGCCTGTACAGGCACATCCTGCTGTACGGGCCACCAGGCACCGGGAAGACGCTGTTTGCCAAG AAACTCGCCCTGCACTCAGGCATGGACTACGCCATCATGACAGGCGGGGACGTGGCCCCCATGGGGCGGGAAGGCGTGACCGCCATGCACAAGCTCTTTGACTGGGCCAATACCAGCCGGCGCGG CCTCCTGCTCTTTGTGGATGAAGCAGACGCCTTCCTTTGGAAGCGAGCCACT GAGAAGATAAGTGAGGACCTCAGAGCCACACTGAACGCCTTCCTGTACCGCACGGGCCAGCACAGCAACAA ATTCATGCTGATCCTGGCCAGCTGCCACCCCGAGCAGTTAGACTGGGCCATCAATGACCGCATCGACGTGATGGTCCACTTTGATCTGCCAGGGCAGGAGGAGCGGGCGCGCCTGGTGAGAATGTATCTTGACAAGTATGTTCTTAAGCCGGCCACAGAAGGAAAGCA GCGTCTGAGGCTGGCCCAGTTTGACTATGGGAGGAAGTGCTTAGAGATCGCTCGGCTGACAGAGGGCATGTCATGCCGGAAGATCGCACAGCTGGCCGTGTCCTGGCAG GCCACGGCATATGCCTCCAAGGACGGGGTCCTGACCGAGGCCATGATGGACGCCTGCGTGCAAGATGCTGTCCAGCAGCACCAGCAGATGATGCGCTGGCTGAAGGGGGAGAGGCCTGGGCCCGAGGACGAGCAACCCTCATCCTGA